Genomic window (Muntiacus reevesi chromosome X, mMunRee1.1, whole genome shotgun sequence):
GAGGCAGTGCCACCCAGAGGTGTGGGGAAGCGGCACAGGCTGAGGCCGGCCCTCTCCACGTCGGTGGGAACCCTAAGAGAGGCACTAGAagtaggttgaacgtggctgTGGATCGCCAGTGGCCCCCCTCAGAAAGCCAAGCTGAGCTGCTGTCCGACCCCAAGTCCTCTGATGAGTTCAGTGAGATAGAGCGgatgagggtgagcatttatcccaaagaCGGAGGCCAGGCCACGCTCAACAGCCCTGAGGATCCTGGGAACACACCCAGACGCTTGCATGTCCAAGGCAGGGAGAATCTCCTTAACGTGCCAGGCACTTGCCAGTCCTCGGCTCCACAAGGATTAATTTCGGTTGTGGAaagggagggcaggcagggcgatgcagagcaggaggacacctctccccctaagaaaatgcagagcgtgctctgggggaaggggggcagccTGCCCAGCTACCCGGGAGTGGCAGTAGTATCAGTTACTGCAGCTGCCGCTACAGGCAGCAGGCCGCGGCCCACTCCTaggaggaagggggtccaggagaagaaATCCCTTGGGGGCATCTCCAAACCTGCTGTGGAGagaaccttcccttcctgggggcagggaatCTCGGCCACTCCCCTGGAACTGGCCACCTTTCCCCCAATCTCTGGCATCCCACTACTCGGGAGGTCCAAGAAGTATGCCTTGGTCCCTTTGGGAGCTGAAGAGTCCAAGCACACCGGCGCTGGGAAGAAACCCGTGGCTCGGCGGGCCCGGGAGTCGGTGGCAGCAGTGGCGGTGTCAGGAGCAGACAACGACCCAAATAGAGACCCATTCCCAAAAGGCCAAGTGAGTAGGCCAGacacctcctctctccccactcttccccctcccaccctccccagggcaCAGGTCTTCACCCGgtgctccttctctccatccctcaggggtcgtcattgggtgaccctcggtcactgggtcattaggatgccAGATTGGTGTCCTTTCactagggacaaacgttaaggtagcactttgggtgtgctgAGCTCGGTTCTCCACCTTTGTCCTatttccagcctcctccacgaggctgggtctggagtggaagggagagcTGGTAGCTGAATTGATTTGaggggaccccttaaaagcttcacagagcttCGGTGTTTAGACACATCACTTTCCTGAATCCTACTTCCTAACTCTTCCCCAAACCTTCTTTGCAGGGGTCTCAGGCTTTCTCAGTGCCACATGTTGTCCCCAGCTCAGTTCTGCCTACAGGCCTGGGGCTGACTGACAGAGAATGTGCTAAAGAGATCAGCCTTTCAATACTCTTTCCAATTCCCTGCCTCAGCTCTGTCTTGAATCACATGAGCTCTCACaaacacagacatataaatgcactggtacacacacgcacacgcacacacatatcctTACACCAGCTTAGTGAGAAATCTTGTTTGTAGCTTACCACTGACAGGCCATGGCCATCTTCTCCATCGCTGCATCATGGAGAACCTGGCAGGGCCAACCTCAACATCAGAGGCACACAGGATTCAAGAAACTCAGAGCCCGTGGCCATGAACAAGGGAGAAGTCAGGCCCAGAGGGCCTGGCCCATCACGTGAGTGTCCTGGGTTTTGATAtgggggaggaggccaggggtgagggcagaaacctctgtATCTGACTCActctctcttctgggggctcagccttgctctcaggccACTTCTCCCATGAGAAACAGTGTGTCACCAGGGCTggacctggtcccatcaccttctGTGTAGAATTTGTTTGGCAGGGGTGATCGGTGGCAGTGCCCCAACAGCTACTCTGGGCGTAGACCTGCAGGCTAATAGccttttctgtgaagtgctgttcgcccacattgctctcccaggtgctggctgtggctgccgCTCTGGGAGGCTCGAATGCAGAGCCTCCATCATGGTGAAATGGCTGCCCTAAGGAATAGAGGGGCAGGCCCAGAGAGAAGTTTTGCGCTGCCTcccaggcagagcaggggagaCGTGATGCTAGCAGAGGGTGGTACTGCCTCACCTCACGTTAGAGCCTGCTTGGCGGTTTCCACctcactgggaacctgggaagctggattgtgtgtcctttccctctcaggtgaccAGGAACCAACTGACCATGGCCCAAGACCgaaaaggcagcagcagccacgCAGAAGGCAGGGCTGTCCTCGGGTAATGTTTCTTCTGGCTCCTATGAATGCACACCCAAACACCATGGTGGGATCTGAGTCCAAGTGCAACTGACTTGTGTGGGCCAACCCCGCCCCTATCCCGcaccccagggagggagcccacctcCATTCCACTGAGGAATGTCTTTCCCTTGCCAGTCTAGACACCTGGCTTTGGGATGAGGACccggggaagaggagaggaggaggagaggggaggcgggtgtaTACTAACCATTTCTGTTCCTCCTTTGTCtgctggcctagtgtctggtgctacagagagaaatagacgaccttaaggagcaacttggtatgaggaaccagggacagagagcagcgggttcttagtgcagaatCGGGGTGGGCCCTTGGGGTGAGGAGGGCTGCAGGTGCAGGGGGCCTCGTAgggatcagcattcctgtggggaggagaacctatCAAGCCTATCCCTGGAGCGTGTGGTGCATGTCCAGCTGGGCGTGCggacaagtagcaaagtactgtgtggactgcGTGCATACTCTGCCAGCCAGTCGAGTCCTAGAGAGCTCCTTCTAATAGGACTTGTAGAGATGCCCTGTTGATCTGGTGTAGCCCTTAAGGGTCTTGTTGGATTGTTTGTGAGACAATTTTTGAATGGTTTGGGCATGGCCCTGagcttgagagctgctggcacattatgtttccttttaggaaatggctCCATATTAACTTCCAGTAGtggggagtgatcaggcccagagcaCTTTGCATCGGGGCTGGGGGTATGTGTGTTTCAGGTTGCAGGGCTAGGTGGTTCCCCACCGGGACAGGGGCACAGGCTTCTATGTCcgtctgtctggagcacctgtttatgcctctccctgttgcagcctccatgcggtacctggctgacaagttccagatcgtttgacgtgagtgttacacactgcataccccttcccacaacgttggctgttgagcagggctgtgggctgccctggcttgaggctcttccctgactctgctgttttACAGGTTGAGTCCAGTATCTTCCTGCAAGAGGAGCAGCTGTTACCTCCCGGGCCGGCGAGCTGCGGCTAAGCTGTTGCCTCTCgttctgcctccaccagggcatcctctgcccttgtttgccccctctctgccccagtttcacagcagtttttgattaaaggacttctcataTTCTGTGCTCTACCCTCTCTCTCGGAGGTAGGGGTAGGCGGAGTGGGGCAAGGCCTGGGGGGGAGCCACTCATATCAGAGCCTGTTGCAGAGCAGTACTTCTGGCATCCTGCGGTGGGGATTCTGGGTCAGACTCTGCTACCATCCAGGCCAGCAGGGCACCAGAGTGCCCCTGGTCTGGGTTCACTGAGGGCCTTGTATTGCCACATTGACCCATCCTCCCATTCCCTTAAAGGCTTCTTCTAGTTCTTTAAATTCGCTCCTCTGGGATTTGCCGGTTCCCATCCATCGTTGACATTCTGCCTCCCCATTGGAAGGAACTCATGACTCACAGAGCTCCATCCCATCCTGCTTGCTGCACTGGATTCATGTCCCAATTACCCTGACCACTCTATTTTCCATTGGAGTACCCTCGATCCCTCCCCTGAATTGCCATTGGTGACCTTGCGTGCACCTGTAGttcagcaggtggaaacaggcaCAGGTGCCCTCATCTcccccttcccaggctctgccctctcattggagtccctactgcccgtaccatccccacccccgccccactcccACCTTGCACGCTGGAACCTGCACACAGTCCTCATCTCCTCTTTAGCCCTCACCCCTGAGACTCAGGCACCAATAGTTTCGCTTCTCCTTTGGATTCAATGAAGGACTTTGGCATGAAGCCTGGACCCAGtgacctggggagcaggagggaacgtacagggaacacaggagacaggCTAGTCTCTGGACTGGACGTCAGGAGACGCATCTGTTTGGTGCCAACCTGGGTCAGACTGCACCCTGCcagctagagatggatggtggtcttttgtgttttcacattCTTCCTGCCCTAGAAAGTGAACAAGGGGTTATGTTCACACCGTCACACCTCCACTTCCCTGAGCTTCTATacttcctcaccctggtgaccaaagtcccaggcccctctctgTCCAAGGGTGGTGCTGATGCTGGTGCTGAACTTCTCCCCGggcacaacttacctacatgtctcGGTGGGCAGAGACCTCTCAGCTGGATGGTCTCTGGCAAATTTACTCACTCGGACAACAGCGAGATGGGCTACCCCACCAGgcaataaccactggatcagctgcaaactaagtgatcaagcccacctgctccagggaggGGTTTGAGTGGAAGGAGTAAGTCCCACACATGTTCTTTTCCGACCCTGAGGTCTCTGCGGGTCCCAACCCTCCTGCTCTGTCCACCTGACCTCATGCCATGAGCCCCGGAAGGAAGTCACCATGAGAGCATAGGGGAAGGGTGGACCCAAGTGCTCCCCATTGCTCAGGTGCAGTCACCCCTAACTCCCCACAAGTAACCCAGGTTGGGGGGGGTTCTCCTGTTTCTAAGATGGGCAGCCATATCCCATGTACCCTTCCCATTTTTAcccatccacaccctcagcagttggcagaCATCACAGAATTGCAAGTTAGGATCCAGTGCCTCCTCCAGCGACTCCAACATTTTGAGATGTCCTGTCCTGAGGTTTGGTGAACTGCATCCTCTCCTTCTATGTTTTGGTAATGTGACAACATCCCTTGAATAAAGCAGATCCGACCCTTGCTTTGGCTCACTCAATGCCTTACCGGATCTGGACCAGTCTCTTACTTCCATTACTGCCTGAATCACATCTTTCTGCCTCAAGGGCCATTATCCCTGATGACTTTTATTCACACAGAGAGATGCCCAGGCACAAGCTTTGAATGTGCTACCCACCATCAAACcctcttttgtgaaataaaaccaTGGTGTTTCAGGAAGGGAGTCAGGCAGAACCTACCCTCACTTCACTCAAATACAAATGTGTCCCTCTGAGTCACAGGCTGACACAGCCCTGGGGTCTTGGCTAAGAGAAGGAAGTCCTCCTCAAActtcagggtgggggggggggaaattgAACACAGATTTCAGACCCTGTCTTGGGTGCCCTAACAAGTAGTCTGGCAGACTGAGCTGGGACACTCCGGGAAATAGCATTTGCAGGAAAATCTATGTCATGGGGCTGATGGAACAGTATTTGATGGAGACCTTGTAAGAACACAGACTTACCAACCATACTTGTCATAGAGCCTGACAGGCCCCTTTCCACCCAAGGGCAGAGAGACATCCAGGCTGCAGGAGTGTAGGCtggtcagctggctagggcagggaggatATGAAAGCTCCAAGGACTGGACCATCCATCTCTAGCTGTCAGGGTGCACTCTGCCCCAGATTGGCACCAGACGCCTCTCCTGACTTCCAGCTCAGCAACTAACCTGAGCATTTCTCCTGTATTCCCTGTACCTTCACTCCTGCTCCCCAGTTCACTGGGTCCAAGATTCATCCTCATGCCCTTTACTGAACCCGAGGAAGTGGGAGCAAAAGTTTTGGTGCCTGAGTCTCAGGGGTGAGTGCTACACAGGAGAGGGGGAGAGTATGCAGGTTCCTGCTTGCAAGCTGgtactggggggtggggtggggatccaCTGAGAGGGTAGGGCCCAGGAAGGGGGAAGATGAGCAAACCTGTGCCTGTTACCACCTGCT
Coding sequences:
- the LOC136154488 gene encoding uncharacterized protein CXorf49 homolog, whose product is MSSPDDEVSVSGAGFSSECGEQTSGLEAGSAGPQGPSLIPEAGALRSCEGEGGDGFPDPEGFESERELLEAGGPGLWGWEGRPGSLADEQGDALQLADESVAAILQQLANLNLLGTCAYLSQESYVVGEVSALWNLEARPRSRGSATQRCGEAAQAEAGPLHVGGNPKRGTRSRLNVAVDRQWPPSESQAELLSDPKSSDEFSEIERMRVSIYPKDGGQATLNSPEDPGNTPRRLHVQGRENLLNVPGTCQSSAPQGLISVVEREGRQGDAEQEDTSPPKKMQSVLWGKGGSLPSYPGVAVVSVTAAAATGSRPRPTPRRKGVQEKKSLGGISKPAVERTFPSWGQGISATPLELATFPPISGIPLLGRSKKYALVPLGAEESKHTGAGKKPVARRARESVAAVAVSGADNDPNRDPFPKGQVTRNQLTMAQDRKGSSSHAEGRAVLGLHAVESSIFLQEEQLLPPGPASCG